A genomic stretch from Anopheles nili chromosome X, idAnoNiliSN_F5_01, whole genome shotgun sequence includes:
- the LOC128728714 gene encoding RNA-binding protein NOB1 yields the protein MPKFQHLVVDTAAFVKNVQLQNIAENCYTVPGVLGEIRSNRQMKALAVLPYDLKVRDPDPDVLGKVIAVAKKTGDFASLSLVDLQVIALTYELEAKHVGLDHLRDKPRPALLVSAAKKPAALEGTELLKGFYVSKRSNKQNSASDELEEADESEDIPGEVVPAPVDSPAVLSGTEDSEKESKEAFVSEEAEESGDEYAEEDHNSDEAEEESDDDDGGWITPSNIVQVKRDIGMNLHEEVEARVACITTDYALQNVLKQIGLQIAALDGRIIKQARTYILRCYACFKTTPDATKVFCPKCGNRTLKKVAVSLDADGQQIIHINSRRPLTAKYKNKPVAKFEGGKYATNPVLFEDQPLPQQRISVKARAKTNALGDDYIAGYSPFVMRDVDSRSAVLRGSADIKQRMTNLQYDNKRRGYWK from the exons ATGCCCAAATTCCAGCATTTGGTCGTCGATACGGCGGCATTTGTTAAAAATGTCCAGCTGCAG AATATCGCAGAAAACTGTTACACCGTCCCGGGTGTGCTGGGTGAGATCCGGAGCAACAGACAGATGAAAGCACTTGCCGTGCTGCCGTATGATCTGAAGGTGCGCGACCCGGATCCGGATGTGCTTGGAAAGGTCATCgcggtggcgaagaaaaccGGCGACTTTGCCTCGCTGTCGTTGGTCGATTTGCAGGTTATCGCACTTACATACGAGCTCGAAGCGAAACATGTTGGCTTAGACCATCTGCGCGATAAACCGCGCCCGGCATTGTTGGTTTCGGCGGCCAAGAAGCCGGCTGCTCTGGAAGGAACAGAGCTGCTGAAGGGCTTCTATGTTTCCAAGAGAAGCAACAAACAGAACTCAGCTAGCGACGAGTTGGAAGAAGCGGATGAGTCCGAGGATATCCCCGGCGAGGTAGTACCGGCCCCAGTCGACAGTCCCGCAGTCCTGTCTGGAACAGAGGATTCGGAAAAAGAATCGAAAGAAGCTTTTGTTTCGGAGGAAGCAGAAGAATCCGGAGACGAGTACGCAGAAGAAGACCACAATTCCGATGAAGCGGAAGAGGAgagtgacgacgacgatggtggatGGATAACACCAAGCAACATCGTGCAGGTGAAGCGAGACATCGGAATGAACCTGCACGAGGAGGTGGAAGCACGTGTCGCCTGCATCACCACCGATTACGCGCTGCAAAACGTGCTGAAGCAGATTGGGTTACAGATTGCGGCCCTGGACGGGCGTATCATTAAGCAGGCTCGTACATACATCCTACGGTGTTATGCCTGCTTCAAGACCACACCCGATGCGACGAAGGTGTTCTGTCCGAAGTGTGGCAACCGGACGTTGAAGAAGGTCGCCGTCAGCTTAGACGCGGACGGCCAGCAGATCATCCACATTAACAGCCGGCGACCGCTGACGGCCAAGTATAAGAACAAACCGGTGGCCAAGTTCGAAGGAGGCAAGTACGCCACCAACCCGGTGTTGTTCGAGGACCAGCCATTACCGCAGCAGCGTATTTCGGTGAAAGCAAGAGCCAAAACGAACGCTCTTGGTGACGATTACATCGCCGGATATTCACCGTTCGTGATGCGGGACGTCGATTCGCGGTCGGCGGTGTTGCGCGGGTCGGCTGACATCAAGCAGCGGATGACCAACCTGCAGTACGACAACAAACGGCGGGGTTACTGGAAATAA